In the genome of Bicyclus anynana chromosome 23, ilBicAnyn1.1, whole genome shotgun sequence, one region contains:
- the LOC112049971 gene encoding uncharacterized protein LOC112049971 isoform X2, protein MNQSWKRRFLWVTGSKIGKLWAELVAAVRRRGRGDSDDDEDLGLPRSPPASPPTDKADKRHHAGISQSSCSDGSLLSVGSSEMDEDSCSSQQQDQSRSDHSDVYNSSEPPPGVAPLSHSAARHKMAVRPRRTHGAPRRKKANPIAASALPITPELNEEMIRSTTPEVAFKTSEVVTESFSSSTTTKHHMIVKEQQHHQLNRELQKVLDTPSDTKLKSSSLPPGLALNQLVGQSPAKLSIAESNTPRSSIKRSKSSTQDQPLRESSPKIQTVEAHTYQSEERISKCRTDKKYAEESCLEKKSKSEKKLENEVIRSSKKEESFFSRLLLRKSGKKSKKDQPDGDGLQDVKKTKMEKSTAQYKSVDTERNSGFYYTEQSQGYKPVPAERSYKSAGQKVFANQMHKRIDNKGAYVHDGAYKDVYSAAKVAGVEYSITDLKVAEETDKMLNLEMKNRYSRRDEYSERVEKAKRSSSREAIDEHKRESFSLHHDKSKRPASVQRLIDPFSTKAFLVNELASRAQEESLSPTFEASDEEPPVRGMRIKSVNNDYVFHSGSMPKNIPYFNPSVMISSSPTRNITHSSENMKYMSRSSDASDFREKEIVAKRDTIHHIGKTEESYVTSGLRSLGEEYVETRNSIGKSHSFRYASESPSISSQENQMPSLPAIVGISEPLLESWEVNYRRNVSERHDYSKRVSARNYGLLQGSSEANYDSLPSTDSSYLDSLKPDLCEERKLFTNSIQITMDTHKRDSDISQIEAKIDDIISSPKPIISPILKSSSLDSVKSTPEKPIDDRRKTISVESALGQSKADLQKDKVDTESFISVTHVNKEQTPIATKAKESLKTSKSDEKIQKSGTTKPGVPEFLNIQLNKVDSKPVTNVVLTANVTPKKTDSHQAEKDENVECFLVTETKATQNMPTRKDSFKKTDAIDSNETEEKISVVTTKTATPNVGNITPQSPSTPKHFFKKKSFSVDSHDRPDKSRTSSVSTEGSTEKIDDNISIDQKSRSSFGSKSSIQSTDSNENRTPDRQEEAVIYRKKPIIGKESRGERKNDDEPELMKVFARRSLKLKDSEADHIAQEIAEANAIAARSKLLKNEFNASIKSRDSDKENEEVKEQSPENKLVDIAARVSQFGVHYQRSVSINSVSTKRDSAPVYRNDVNKYKKEVSDSTPEKRLRNRTFPDSSNGREDIKSITKSEAMAFKADTLTKRPWQKRDDFRQSLEKEKRESTVIQKDSDNEKIEIAMEKAIEEADASPQFKGILQMRAEWERRAKQGMTK, encoded by the exons CGTCACCATGCCGGCATATCGCAGTCGTCGTGCAGCGACGGCTCGCTGCTCAGCGTGGGCTCGTCCGAGATGGACGAGGACAGCTGCAGCAGCCAGCAGCAGGACCAGTCGCGCAGTGACCACTCCGACGTATACA ATTCTTCCGAGCCGCCGCCCGGCGTGGCGCCACTGTCGCACTCGGCCGCGCGCCACAAGATGGCGGTGCGCCCGCGCCGCACGCACGGCGCGCCCCGCCGGAAGAAAGCCAACCCT ATTGCCGCGTCAGCCTTGCCGATAACTCCCGAGCTGAACGAAGAAATGATACGAAGCACTACTCCTGAAGTCGCTTTTAAAACCTCAGAAGTCGTTACTG AATCATTCTCTTCATCGACCACTACGAAGCACCATATGATCGTCAAAGAGCAACAACATCACCAACTTAACCGAGAGTTGCAGAAAGTTCTCGACACTCCTAGCGACACCAAACTGAAGTCCTCTTCGCTGCCCCCTGGACTAGCGCTGAACCAGCTCGTCGGGCAGTCTCCGGCGAAACTGAGTATTGCGGAGTCCAACACACCCAGATCTTCCATCAAAAGGAGCAAGTCAAGCACTCAGGATCAACCACTCAGGGAAAGTTCGCCGAAAATACAAACAGTCGAAGCTCATACTTACCAGTCTGAAGAAAGGATTTCAAAGTGTCGCACTGACAAGAAGTATGCCGAAGAATCTTGCCTCGAAAAGAAATCTAAGTCAGAAAAGAAACTCGAGAACGAAGTCATAAGGTCTTCAAAGAAAGAGGAATCGTTTTTCAGTAGGCTACTGCTGAGGAAGAGTGGTAAAAAATCAAAGAAGGATCAGCCGGACGGAGATGGTCTGCAAGATGTGAAGAAAACGAAAATGGAGAAATCTACAGCTCAGTACAAGTCTGTAGATACAGAGAGAAATTCTGGATTTTATTACACAGAACAAAGTCAAGGTTACAAGCCTGTCCCCGCTGAGCGCTCGTACAAATCTGCCGGCCAGAAAGTCTTCGCAAATCAAATGCACAAGAGAATAGATAACAAGGGTGCTTACGTTCACGACGGAGCATACAAAGACGTGTACAGTGCTGCCAAAGTTGCCGGTGTCGAATATAGCATTACTGATCTCAAAGTTGCCGAAGAAACCGATAAAATGTTGAATTTGGAAATGAAAAATAGATATAGTAGACGCGATGAATATAGTGAAAGAGTTGAAAAAGCCAAACGTTCCTCGTCTAGGGAAGCTATTGATGAACACAAGAGAGAATCGTTTAGCCTGCATCATGACAAATCGAAAAGACCTGCTTCTGTTCAAAGGTTAATTGATCCGTTCTCAACGAAAGCATTTTTAGTTAACGAGTTAGCAAGCAGAGCTCAGGAAGAAAGTTTGTCACCCACTTTCGAAGCTTCTGATGAAGAACCTCCCGTAAGAGGAATGAGAATCAAAAGCGTAAATAACGACTACGTCTTCCACAGCGGAAGCATGCCTAAAAATATTCCTTACTTCAATCCAAGCGTTATGATATCATCATCTCCTACCAGGAATATAACTCACAGCtcagaaaatatgaaatatatgagTAGATCATCAGATGCATCCGATTTTAGGGAAAAAGAAATCGTGGCTAAACGTGATACAATACATCACATTGGTAAAACAGAGGAATCTTATGTGACATCGGGTCTGAGATCTCTAGGAGAAGAGTATGTGGAAACAAGAAACAGTATAGGCAAATCACACAGCTTTCGATATGCGTCTGAGTCACCATCTATTAGCTCACAAGAAAATCAGATGCCTAGTCTTCCAGCAATTGTGGGCATTTCAGAACCTTTACTTGAAAGCTGGGAAGTGAATTATCGAAGAAACGTAAGTGAAAGACACGATTATTCCAAAAGAGTGTCTGCTAGAAACTATGGATTACTACAAGGTAGTTCTGAAGCAAATTACGACAGCTTGCCAAGCACTGATAGCAGTTACCTTGACAGCCTAAAGCCAGATCTTTGTGAAGAGAGAAAGCTGTTTACTAACAGCATTCAAATCACAATGGACACACATAAACGCGATAGTGACATTTCTCAGATAGAGGCTAAAATTGATGATATTATTAGTTCACCTAAACCTATTATATCTCCAATACTCAAATCTAGTTCTTTAGACAGCGTTAAAAGTACTCCGGAAAAACCTATAGATGATAGGCGTAAAACCATATCTGTTGAAAGTGCTTTGGGACAATCAAAAGCTGATCTTCAGAAAGACAAGGTAGATACCGAAAGCTTCATATCAGTTACACACGTAAACAAAGAACAAACACCCATTGCTACTAAAGCTAAAGAATCCCTTAAAACAAGTAAAAGTGATGAAAAAATTCAGAAATCAGGTACCACTAAGCCAGGTGTACCAGAATTTTTAAACATACAGCTAAACAAAGTGGATTCGAAGCCTGTTACAAATGTGGTTCTGACTGCTAATGTAACCCCCAAGAAAACTGATAGTCACCAAGCCGAAAAGGACGAAAATGTTGAGTGTTTTCTCGTAACAGAAACGAAGGCTACACAAAACATGCCAACCAGAAAGGACTCTTTCAAAAAAACTGACGCAATTGATAGTAATGAAACTGAAGAAAAAATATCGGTTGTAACCACAAAAACTGCAACACCTAACGTAGGCAATATCACTCCACAAAGTCCTTCAACAccaaaacattttttcaaaaagaaatcGTTTAGTGTCGATTCTCATGACCGGCCTGATAAATCTAGAACTAGCTCTGTCAGTACAGAAGGCAGTACAGAGAAAATCGATGACAACATATCCATTGATCAAAAGTCACGCTCCAGTTTTGGGAGTAAAAGCTCAATCCAAAGCACCGACAGCAATGAAAATAGAACCCCTGACAGACAAGAGGAAGCAGTTATTTATAGGAAAAAGCCAATAATCGGCAAAGAATCTCGAGGCGAAAGAAAGAATGACGATGAGCCTGAACTGATGAAAGTTTTTGCTAGACGATCACTGAAGCTCAAAGATTCGGAAGCCGACCATATAGCTCAGGAAATAGCTGAAGCCAACGCAATAGCAGCGAGATCAAAGCTATTAAAAAATGAGTTTAACGCATCTATTAAATCCAGAGATAGTGATAAAGAAAACGAAGAAGTTAAAGAACAGAGCCCTGAGAACAAATTAGTCGACATCGCAGCAAGAGTCAGTCAGTTCGGAGTTCATTACCAAAGGAGTGTAAGCATCAACAGTGTCAGTACTAAACGGGACAGTGCACCGGTGTACAGAAacgatgtaaataaatataagaaagaAGTATCAGATTCTACACCTGAAAAGAGATTAAGGAATAGAACATTCCCAGACTCATCCAATGGTAGAGAAGATATTAAGAGCATAACAAAAAGTGAAGCGATGGCTTTTAAGGCGGACACTTTAACCAAACGGCCGTGGCAGAAAAGGGATGATTTTAGACAATCGTTGGAAAAGGAAAAGCGCGAAAGTACTGTGATACAAAAGGATAGTGACAATGAAAAGATTGAGATTGCGATGGAGAAAGCCATTGAAGAGGCCGATGCATCGCCTCAGTTTAAGGGGATCTTGCAAATGAGAGCGGAATGGGAGAGGCGCGCGAAACAGGGGATGACCAAATAA
- the LOC112049971 gene encoding uncharacterized protein LOC112049971 isoform X3 codes for MMLYVTSSSGEVGVRRPPRRKYISANIKRHHAGISQSSCSDGSLLSVGSSEMDEDSCSSQQQDQSRSDHSDVYNSSEPPPGVAPLSHSAARHKMAVRPRRTHGAPRRKKANPIAASALPITPELNEEMIRSTTPEVAFKTSEVVTESFSSSTTTKHHMIVKEQQHHQLNRELQKVLDTPSDTKLKSSSLPPGLALNQLVGQSPAKLSIAESNTPRSSIKRSKSSTQDQPLRESSPKIQTVEAHTYQSEERISKCRTDKKYAEESCLEKKSKSEKKLENEVIRSSKKEESFFSRLLLRKSGKKSKKDQPDGDGLQDVKKTKMEKSTAQYKSVDTERNSGFYYTEQSQGYKPVPAERSYKSAGQKVFANQMHKRIDNKGAYVHDGAYKDVYSAAKVAGVEYSITDLKVAEETDKMLNLEMKNRYSRRDEYSERVEKAKRSSSREAIDEHKRESFSLHHDKSKRPASVQRLIDPFSTKAFLVNELASRAQEESLSPTFEASDEEPPVRGMRIKSVNNDYVFHSGSMPKNIPYFNPSVMISSSPTRNITHSSENMKYMSRSSDASDFREKEIVAKRDTIHHIGKTEESYVTSGLRSLGEEYVETRNSIGKSHSFRYASESPSISSQENQMPSLPAIVGISEPLLESWEVNYRRNVSERHDYSKRVSARNYGLLQGSSEANYDSLPSTDSSYLDSLKPDLCEERKLFTNSIQITMDTHKRDSDISQIEAKIDDIISSPKPIISPILKSSSLDSVKSTPEKPIDDRRKTISVESALGQSKADLQKDKVDTESFISVTHVNKEQTPIATKAKESLKTSKSDEKIQKSGTTKPGVPEFLNIQLNKVDSKPVTNVVLTANVTPKKTDSHQAEKDENVECFLVTETKATQNMPTRKDSFKKTDAIDSNETEEKISVVTTKTATPNVGNITPQSPSTPKHFFKKKSFSVDSHDRPDKSRTSSVSTEGSTEKIDDNISIDQKSRSSFGSKSSIQSTDSNENRTPDRQEEAVIYRKKPIIGKESRGERKNDDEPELMKVFARRSLKLKDSEADHIAQEIAEANAIAARSKLLKNEFNASIKSRDSDKENEEVKEQSPENKLVDIAARVSQFGVHYQRSVSINSVSTKRDSAPVYRNDVNKYKKEVSDSTPEKRLRNRTFPDSSNGREDIKSITKSEAMAFKADTLTKRPWQKRDDFRQSLEKEKRESTVIQKDSDNEKIEIAMEKAIEEADASPQFKGILQMRAEWERRAKQGMTK; via the exons CGTCACCATGCCGGCATATCGCAGTCGTCGTGCAGCGACGGCTCGCTGCTCAGCGTGGGCTCGTCCGAGATGGACGAGGACAGCTGCAGCAGCCAGCAGCAGGACCAGTCGCGCAGTGACCACTCCGACGTATACA ATTCTTCCGAGCCGCCGCCCGGCGTGGCGCCACTGTCGCACTCGGCCGCGCGCCACAAGATGGCGGTGCGCCCGCGCCGCACGCACGGCGCGCCCCGCCGGAAGAAAGCCAACCCT ATTGCCGCGTCAGCCTTGCCGATAACTCCCGAGCTGAACGAAGAAATGATACGAAGCACTACTCCTGAAGTCGCTTTTAAAACCTCAGAAGTCGTTACTG AATCATTCTCTTCATCGACCACTACGAAGCACCATATGATCGTCAAAGAGCAACAACATCACCAACTTAACCGAGAGTTGCAGAAAGTTCTCGACACTCCTAGCGACACCAAACTGAAGTCCTCTTCGCTGCCCCCTGGACTAGCGCTGAACCAGCTCGTCGGGCAGTCTCCGGCGAAACTGAGTATTGCGGAGTCCAACACACCCAGATCTTCCATCAAAAGGAGCAAGTCAAGCACTCAGGATCAACCACTCAGGGAAAGTTCGCCGAAAATACAAACAGTCGAAGCTCATACTTACCAGTCTGAAGAAAGGATTTCAAAGTGTCGCACTGACAAGAAGTATGCCGAAGAATCTTGCCTCGAAAAGAAATCTAAGTCAGAAAAGAAACTCGAGAACGAAGTCATAAGGTCTTCAAAGAAAGAGGAATCGTTTTTCAGTAGGCTACTGCTGAGGAAGAGTGGTAAAAAATCAAAGAAGGATCAGCCGGACGGAGATGGTCTGCAAGATGTGAAGAAAACGAAAATGGAGAAATCTACAGCTCAGTACAAGTCTGTAGATACAGAGAGAAATTCTGGATTTTATTACACAGAACAAAGTCAAGGTTACAAGCCTGTCCCCGCTGAGCGCTCGTACAAATCTGCCGGCCAGAAAGTCTTCGCAAATCAAATGCACAAGAGAATAGATAACAAGGGTGCTTACGTTCACGACGGAGCATACAAAGACGTGTACAGTGCTGCCAAAGTTGCCGGTGTCGAATATAGCATTACTGATCTCAAAGTTGCCGAAGAAACCGATAAAATGTTGAATTTGGAAATGAAAAATAGATATAGTAGACGCGATGAATATAGTGAAAGAGTTGAAAAAGCCAAACGTTCCTCGTCTAGGGAAGCTATTGATGAACACAAGAGAGAATCGTTTAGCCTGCATCATGACAAATCGAAAAGACCTGCTTCTGTTCAAAGGTTAATTGATCCGTTCTCAACGAAAGCATTTTTAGTTAACGAGTTAGCAAGCAGAGCTCAGGAAGAAAGTTTGTCACCCACTTTCGAAGCTTCTGATGAAGAACCTCCCGTAAGAGGAATGAGAATCAAAAGCGTAAATAACGACTACGTCTTCCACAGCGGAAGCATGCCTAAAAATATTCCTTACTTCAATCCAAGCGTTATGATATCATCATCTCCTACCAGGAATATAACTCACAGCtcagaaaatatgaaatatatgagTAGATCATCAGATGCATCCGATTTTAGGGAAAAAGAAATCGTGGCTAAACGTGATACAATACATCACATTGGTAAAACAGAGGAATCTTATGTGACATCGGGTCTGAGATCTCTAGGAGAAGAGTATGTGGAAACAAGAAACAGTATAGGCAAATCACACAGCTTTCGATATGCGTCTGAGTCACCATCTATTAGCTCACAAGAAAATCAGATGCCTAGTCTTCCAGCAATTGTGGGCATTTCAGAACCTTTACTTGAAAGCTGGGAAGTGAATTATCGAAGAAACGTAAGTGAAAGACACGATTATTCCAAAAGAGTGTCTGCTAGAAACTATGGATTACTACAAGGTAGTTCTGAAGCAAATTACGACAGCTTGCCAAGCACTGATAGCAGTTACCTTGACAGCCTAAAGCCAGATCTTTGTGAAGAGAGAAAGCTGTTTACTAACAGCATTCAAATCACAATGGACACACATAAACGCGATAGTGACATTTCTCAGATAGAGGCTAAAATTGATGATATTATTAGTTCACCTAAACCTATTATATCTCCAATACTCAAATCTAGTTCTTTAGACAGCGTTAAAAGTACTCCGGAAAAACCTATAGATGATAGGCGTAAAACCATATCTGTTGAAAGTGCTTTGGGACAATCAAAAGCTGATCTTCAGAAAGACAAGGTAGATACCGAAAGCTTCATATCAGTTACACACGTAAACAAAGAACAAACACCCATTGCTACTAAAGCTAAAGAATCCCTTAAAACAAGTAAAAGTGATGAAAAAATTCAGAAATCAGGTACCACTAAGCCAGGTGTACCAGAATTTTTAAACATACAGCTAAACAAAGTGGATTCGAAGCCTGTTACAAATGTGGTTCTGACTGCTAATGTAACCCCCAAGAAAACTGATAGTCACCAAGCCGAAAAGGACGAAAATGTTGAGTGTTTTCTCGTAACAGAAACGAAGGCTACACAAAACATGCCAACCAGAAAGGACTCTTTCAAAAAAACTGACGCAATTGATAGTAATGAAACTGAAGAAAAAATATCGGTTGTAACCACAAAAACTGCAACACCTAACGTAGGCAATATCACTCCACAAAGTCCTTCAACAccaaaacattttttcaaaaagaaatcGTTTAGTGTCGATTCTCATGACCGGCCTGATAAATCTAGAACTAGCTCTGTCAGTACAGAAGGCAGTACAGAGAAAATCGATGACAACATATCCATTGATCAAAAGTCACGCTCCAGTTTTGGGAGTAAAAGCTCAATCCAAAGCACCGACAGCAATGAAAATAGAACCCCTGACAGACAAGAGGAAGCAGTTATTTATAGGAAAAAGCCAATAATCGGCAAAGAATCTCGAGGCGAAAGAAAGAATGACGATGAGCCTGAACTGATGAAAGTTTTTGCTAGACGATCACTGAAGCTCAAAGATTCGGAAGCCGACCATATAGCTCAGGAAATAGCTGAAGCCAACGCAATAGCAGCGAGATCAAAGCTATTAAAAAATGAGTTTAACGCATCTATTAAATCCAGAGATAGTGATAAAGAAAACGAAGAAGTTAAAGAACAGAGCCCTGAGAACAAATTAGTCGACATCGCAGCAAGAGTCAGTCAGTTCGGAGTTCATTACCAAAGGAGTGTAAGCATCAACAGTGTCAGTACTAAACGGGACAGTGCACCGGTGTACAGAAacgatgtaaataaatataagaaagaAGTATCAGATTCTACACCTGAAAAGAGATTAAGGAATAGAACATTCCCAGACTCATCCAATGGTAGAGAAGATATTAAGAGCATAACAAAAAGTGAAGCGATGGCTTTTAAGGCGGACACTTTAACCAAACGGCCGTGGCAGAAAAGGGATGATTTTAGACAATCGTTGGAAAAGGAAAAGCGCGAAAGTACTGTGATACAAAAGGATAGTGACAATGAAAAGATTGAGATTGCGATGGAGAAAGCCATTGAAGAGGCCGATGCATCGCCTCAGTTTAAGGGGATCTTGCAAATGAGAGCGGAATGGGAGAGGCGCGCGAAACAGGGGATGACCAAATAA